Proteins from one Triticum aestivum cultivar Chinese Spring chromosome 7A, IWGSC CS RefSeq v2.1, whole genome shotgun sequence genomic window:
- the LOC123150189 gene encoding DNA repair protein RAD4 isoform X2: protein MRTRGQTRGEPKPPPASSPASSGRGGAEEVVAGGANNRRRASLAAKGKSPATKARAQMPVAGQVELESALGIKRKNGKVNTERNDDTGKKRCSVGSSGKKKLEEKEPEAIGDNDAAGMEWEDGHVSPVERKEGYSHDLGETVTVEFTDVPSSTEKKSVRRHTAEEKELAELMHKVHLLCLLARGRVIDKACNDPLIQASVLSVLPQHLLWNGVDTLKLDANKLRSLVSWFHRTFSIIARSADKGSFESNMAFALQSHEGTAEEVCALSVALFRALNLTARFVTNMDVVGLKPDAKAVGTPNQDGTRLSTRALPCSSVAAGHNEFNTLSPARLEVNTEHSFNRTKQRGDLGNLKRTSACKSLSKNLSNCKADQYASTSKDESSSSSNPFTSSTAEIPKRKGDVEFELQLQMALSATGAEIQEKLAATSSQSIGTLLDSTPLKKLRKNAEVASNSSAVWSRSGPPLYWAEVYCGGQTLTGRWVHVDVVNDIIDGERKVEAASAVCRKPLRYVIAFAGGGAKDVTRRYCLQWHRIVQGRVNQEWWEKVLAPLEQLELAATNDSEDMELQTRALTEPLPTNQQAYRDHHLYALEKWLHKNQVLHPKGPVLGFCKGHPVYPRSCVQTLQSRHGWLTEGLQVRENESPAKIVIRPKRIFNSQSRESNSNEDELQATTELYGKWQLEPLQLPGAVNGIVPKNERGQVDVWSEKCLPPGTVHLSKPRIFQVAKRLGIDYAPAMIGFDYRSGRCAPVFDGIVVCAEFKNAILEAYKEEEERRQAAERKQEEAQALSRWYQLLCSIVTRQRLKESYNARSAALAPERSAKVDNPQKSTSDSQCSGATTTNHRTRADRLPDPRFSAHDHEHEFPVEDQSFDEETFVRTKRCPCGFSLQVEEL from the exons GTGGAATTGGAATCTGCATTGGGGATCAAACGCAAAAATGGTAAAGTCAATACCGAACGGAATGATGATACTGGTAAGAAAAGGTGCAGCGTGGGGAGTTCTGGAAAGAAAAAACTGGAGGAAAAAGAGCCGGAGGCAATTGGTGATAATGATGCAGCTGGCATGGAATGGGAGGATGGGCATGTCTCTCCGGTGGAACGCAAAGAGGGTTATTCCCATGATCTTGGTGAGACGGTCACTGTTGAGTTCACTGATGTACCTTCATCAACTGAAAAGAAGAGTGTTCGAAGGCATACTGCTGAAGAGAAG GAGTTGGCTGAACTCATGCACAAGGTCCATTTACTTTGCCTGCTAGCAAGGGGTAGGGTAATTGACAAGGCCTGCAATGATCCTCTTATTCAG GCTTCAGTTCTATCTGTTTTACCACAGCACTTACTGTGGAATGGTGTAGACACTCTGAAACTGGACGCTAATAAATTACGTAGTCTTGTGAGCTGG TTCCATCGTACTTTCAGTATAATTGCACGATCTGCTGACAAGGGGTCTTTTGAATCAAATATGGCTTTCGCTCTTCAAAGTCATGAAGGCACTGCTGAAGAG GTCTGTGCACTATCAGTGGCACTGTTTAGGGCACTCAACTTGACAGCTAG GTTTGTTACAAATATGGATGTTGTTGGACTCAAGCCTGATGCTAAAGCAGTGGGGACACCAAATCAAGATGGAACTAGGCTTTCGACAAGGGCACTACCATGTAGTTCTGTTGCTGCAGGCCATAATGAGTTTAATACTCTTTCTCCGGCTCGATTAGAAGTTAATACGGAACATAGCTTCAATAGGACCAAGCAACGAGGTGATCTGGGGAATTTGAAAAGAACATCAGCTTGCAAGAGTTTGTCTAAAAACTTGTCAAATTGCAAGGCAGATCAATATGCATCAACATCGAAAGATGAATCATCCAGCAGTTCAAATCCATTCACATCCAGTACCGCCGAAATACCAAAAAGGAAAGGGGACGTGGAATTTGAGTTGCAACTGCAAATGGCCCTTTCAGCCACTGGAGCTGAAATTCAGGAAAAGCTAGCTGCCACATCCAGTCAGTCAATTGGCACCCTACTAGATTCTACACCATTGAAGAAATTACGTAAAAATGCAGAAGTTGCGTCCAACTCAAGCGCAGTTTGGTCGAGAAGTGGACCGCCATTATATTGGGCCGAGGTATACTGCGGTGGCCAGACATTGACTGGAAGATGGGTGCATGTTGATGTTGTAAATGATATTATTGACGGTGAAAGAAAAGTAGAAGCTGCTTCTGCTGTTTGCAGGAAGCCTTTGAGATACGTTATTGCCTTTGCTGGAGGTGGTGCTAAAGATGTGACTAGAAG GTATTGCTTGCAGTGGCACAGAATTGTCCAGGGAAGAGTGAATCAAGAGTGGTGGGAGAAAGTTTTGGCACCACTAGAGCAGCTCGAATTGGCAGCAACTAATGACTCTGAAGATATGGAACTTCAGACCAGGGCCCTAACAGAGCCTCTTCCTACCAATCAACAG GCCTACAGAGACCATCACCTATATGCCCTTGAGAAGTGGCTGCACAAGAACCAAGTTCTTCATCCCAAGGGTCCAGTGCTTGGCTTCTGTAAGGGGCATCCTGTTTATCCTAGATCTTGTGTTCAAACACTGCAATCAAGACACGGATGGTTGACGGAGGGTCTGCAAGTTAGAGAAAACGAGTCGCCTGCAAAG ATTGTCATACGACCAAAGAGGATTTTCAACTCCCAGTCGCGTGAATCCAATAGCAACGAAGATGAACTTCAGGCAACCACGGAATTATATGGCAAATGGCAACTCGAACCCCTGCAACTTCCTGGTGCTGTAAATGGCATTGTGCCAAAG aatgagcgtggccaagttGATGTATGGTCAGAGAAGTGCCTTCCACCCGGTACCGTACACTTGAGTAAACCAAGAATATTCCAGGTTGCAAAGAGGCTTGGAATTGACTATGCTCCTGCCATGATTGGATTTGATTACCGAAGCGGTCGGTGTGCTCCAGTTTTTgacggaattgttgtatgtgctgAATTTAAAAATGCCATTTTGGAG GCGTACAAAGAAGAAGAGGAACGGAGACAGGCTGCGGAAAGGAAGCAGGAGGAAGCTCAGGCTCTGTCTAGGTGGTATCAGCTGCTCTGTTCTATTGTAACGAGACAACGGTTGAAAGAGTCCTACAACGCGCGCTCAGCAGCGCTTGCGCCAGAGAGATCAGCTAAAGTTGATAATCCCCAGAAAAGCACCAGTGATAGCCAATGCTCCGGAGCGACCACGACCAATCATCGTACACGCGCGGATCGGCTGCCAGATCCTCGTTTCTCTGCTCATGACCATGAGCATGAGTTTCCCGTGGAAGATCAGAGCTTCGACGAAGAGACATTTGTGCGGACAAAACGCTGCCCGTGTGGTTTTTCACTCCAAGTTGAGGAATTGTAG
- the LOC123150189 gene encoding DNA repair protein RAD4 isoform X1: protein MRTRGQTRGEPKPPPASSPASSAIVLPPVGRGGAEEVVAGGANNRRRASLAAKGKSPATKARAQMPVAGQVELESALGIKRKNGKVNTERNDDTGKKRCSVGSSGKKKLEEKEPEAIGDNDAAGMEWEDGHVSPVERKEGYSHDLGETVTVEFTDVPSSTEKKSVRRHTAEEKELAELMHKVHLLCLLARGRVIDKACNDPLIQASVLSVLPQHLLWNGVDTLKLDANKLRSLVSWFHRTFSIIARSADKGSFESNMAFALQSHEGTAEEVCALSVALFRALNLTARFVTNMDVVGLKPDAKAVGTPNQDGTRLSTRALPCSSVAAGHNEFNTLSPARLEVNTEHSFNRTKQRGDLGNLKRTSACKSLSKNLSNCKADQYASTSKDESSSSSNPFTSSTAEIPKRKGDVEFELQLQMALSATGAEIQEKLAATSSQSIGTLLDSTPLKKLRKNAEVASNSSAVWSRSGPPLYWAEVYCGGQTLTGRWVHVDVVNDIIDGERKVEAASAVCRKPLRYVIAFAGGGAKDVTRRYCLQWHRIVQGRVNQEWWEKVLAPLEQLELAATNDSEDMELQTRALTEPLPTNQQAYRDHHLYALEKWLHKNQVLHPKGPVLGFCKGHPVYPRSCVQTLQSRHGWLTEGLQVRENESPAKIVIRPKRIFNSQSRESNSNEDELQATTELYGKWQLEPLQLPGAVNGIVPKNERGQVDVWSEKCLPPGTVHLSKPRIFQVAKRLGIDYAPAMIGFDYRSGRCAPVFDGIVVCAEFKNAILEAYKEEEERRQAAERKQEEAQALSRWYQLLCSIVTRQRLKESYNARSAALAPERSAKVDNPQKSTSDSQCSGATTTNHRTRADRLPDPRFSAHDHEHEFPVEDQSFDEETFVRTKRCPCGFSLQVEEL, encoded by the exons GTGGAATTGGAATCTGCATTGGGGATCAAACGCAAAAATGGTAAAGTCAATACCGAACGGAATGATGATACTGGTAAGAAAAGGTGCAGCGTGGGGAGTTCTGGAAAGAAAAAACTGGAGGAAAAAGAGCCGGAGGCAATTGGTGATAATGATGCAGCTGGCATGGAATGGGAGGATGGGCATGTCTCTCCGGTGGAACGCAAAGAGGGTTATTCCCATGATCTTGGTGAGACGGTCACTGTTGAGTTCACTGATGTACCTTCATCAACTGAAAAGAAGAGTGTTCGAAGGCATACTGCTGAAGAGAAG GAGTTGGCTGAACTCATGCACAAGGTCCATTTACTTTGCCTGCTAGCAAGGGGTAGGGTAATTGACAAGGCCTGCAATGATCCTCTTATTCAG GCTTCAGTTCTATCTGTTTTACCACAGCACTTACTGTGGAATGGTGTAGACACTCTGAAACTGGACGCTAATAAATTACGTAGTCTTGTGAGCTGG TTCCATCGTACTTTCAGTATAATTGCACGATCTGCTGACAAGGGGTCTTTTGAATCAAATATGGCTTTCGCTCTTCAAAGTCATGAAGGCACTGCTGAAGAG GTCTGTGCACTATCAGTGGCACTGTTTAGGGCACTCAACTTGACAGCTAG GTTTGTTACAAATATGGATGTTGTTGGACTCAAGCCTGATGCTAAAGCAGTGGGGACACCAAATCAAGATGGAACTAGGCTTTCGACAAGGGCACTACCATGTAGTTCTGTTGCTGCAGGCCATAATGAGTTTAATACTCTTTCTCCGGCTCGATTAGAAGTTAATACGGAACATAGCTTCAATAGGACCAAGCAACGAGGTGATCTGGGGAATTTGAAAAGAACATCAGCTTGCAAGAGTTTGTCTAAAAACTTGTCAAATTGCAAGGCAGATCAATATGCATCAACATCGAAAGATGAATCATCCAGCAGTTCAAATCCATTCACATCCAGTACCGCCGAAATACCAAAAAGGAAAGGGGACGTGGAATTTGAGTTGCAACTGCAAATGGCCCTTTCAGCCACTGGAGCTGAAATTCAGGAAAAGCTAGCTGCCACATCCAGTCAGTCAATTGGCACCCTACTAGATTCTACACCATTGAAGAAATTACGTAAAAATGCAGAAGTTGCGTCCAACTCAAGCGCAGTTTGGTCGAGAAGTGGACCGCCATTATATTGGGCCGAGGTATACTGCGGTGGCCAGACATTGACTGGAAGATGGGTGCATGTTGATGTTGTAAATGATATTATTGACGGTGAAAGAAAAGTAGAAGCTGCTTCTGCTGTTTGCAGGAAGCCTTTGAGATACGTTATTGCCTTTGCTGGAGGTGGTGCTAAAGATGTGACTAGAAG GTATTGCTTGCAGTGGCACAGAATTGTCCAGGGAAGAGTGAATCAAGAGTGGTGGGAGAAAGTTTTGGCACCACTAGAGCAGCTCGAATTGGCAGCAACTAATGACTCTGAAGATATGGAACTTCAGACCAGGGCCCTAACAGAGCCTCTTCCTACCAATCAACAG GCCTACAGAGACCATCACCTATATGCCCTTGAGAAGTGGCTGCACAAGAACCAAGTTCTTCATCCCAAGGGTCCAGTGCTTGGCTTCTGTAAGGGGCATCCTGTTTATCCTAGATCTTGTGTTCAAACACTGCAATCAAGACACGGATGGTTGACGGAGGGTCTGCAAGTTAGAGAAAACGAGTCGCCTGCAAAG ATTGTCATACGACCAAAGAGGATTTTCAACTCCCAGTCGCGTGAATCCAATAGCAACGAAGATGAACTTCAGGCAACCACGGAATTATATGGCAAATGGCAACTCGAACCCCTGCAACTTCCTGGTGCTGTAAATGGCATTGTGCCAAAG aatgagcgtggccaagttGATGTATGGTCAGAGAAGTGCCTTCCACCCGGTACCGTACACTTGAGTAAACCAAGAATATTCCAGGTTGCAAAGAGGCTTGGAATTGACTATGCTCCTGCCATGATTGGATTTGATTACCGAAGCGGTCGGTGTGCTCCAGTTTTTgacggaattgttgtatgtgctgAATTTAAAAATGCCATTTTGGAG GCGTACAAAGAAGAAGAGGAACGGAGACAGGCTGCGGAAAGGAAGCAGGAGGAAGCTCAGGCTCTGTCTAGGTGGTATCAGCTGCTCTGTTCTATTGTAACGAGACAACGGTTGAAAGAGTCCTACAACGCGCGCTCAGCAGCGCTTGCGCCAGAGAGATCAGCTAAAGTTGATAATCCCCAGAAAAGCACCAGTGATAGCCAATGCTCCGGAGCGACCACGACCAATCATCGTACACGCGCGGATCGGCTGCCAGATCCTCGTTTCTCTGCTCATGACCATGAGCATGAGTTTCCCGTGGAAGATCAGAGCTTCGACGAAGAGACATTTGTGCGGACAAAACGCTGCCCGTGTGGTTTTTCACTCCAAGTTGAGGAATTGTAG